CACCTACAGCCATCGGGTTGTTCTGCTTGTGTTAGTTTACATCTACCGCCACGCagttgggccgctaacctcaaggtcagcaattttcaaaccaccagctgccccgctcCTGGgggaaagaggcggctttctactcctctaaagagggaccatctcagaaactcacaggggggcagctctacccggccactatcagtcagaatacactcagcaacAGTGAGTTTTTGGTCCTGTAATACCATGTACTACAGAGCCTGTCACAGCACGTCATTCTCGAATGACACCCTTCTTAGATAGTCACTCCATGTGCAATGGTATGATTGTAAAGATGCTGACAATAAAACACAATAGCAAagaaatttctttttatttaaaggtATATTCCACttatgtcagaactgacttaccaCTCAGAACAGAACTGGTTGTACCTGCCCAGGAAAACCTGCAAAAGCCAGAACCTAACCTTCACCTGTCAAAGAAGGAAAACCCAAATCTTTCCACGAATAGAGAGCAAGCAGGAAGTGGAAAGACTGCACCCCATCAAAGGCTGAAAACTTGAAGAccgaggaaaacaaagcaggccCGAGGAACCCAATTCTCACAGACAATGGTTCTCAAGCAGAGGAACATTCTGGTACCGGGGTATCGGGGCTGATGCAAGGGAATGATTTAGGGGAGGAAACAGAGGGGGGCAGTGTAAGCAGGGGtcgtcaaactttttaaacagggagccagtttactgtccctcagacctgttggagggctggactatagtttaaaaaaaactatgaacaaattcctaggcacatatctattttgaagtaaaaaaacaaatgggcaaaaacacccgggggggccacatgtggcccgccggccgtagtttgaggacgcccagTGTAGAGATACTAAATGTCCTGTGATGGGTGGGGGTACTTCTTGACACAAAGAACGGTCCCATCCAAAACACCAAAAGCCCTCACACTGAGAAGCATAGCATAGGTTAATATTAACAATAATCCAGAAGTATCAACTGAGAGTATCAGTGTTCCCAGGCCTGTGACTGGAGAGTTACCAAATCCTCCGCTGACATTTTACACGGGCAGTTAGTGTTGCTCAGGCTTGCGCCCACCCGGTACACACTAAAGGAGCTGACTGTCAGCCACTGCACATCCTCAATGCAGACACAGTTCAGGTAGCAGAGGACAGAACAACGCACACTAGTATCTAAGGAGCAGCCAGCCTACTTAGGGAAGTTTTTACAAACTCCATGTGCCCAGCCCCAGCACTGTCTCTCGCACGCATACTTCCACCCCAGCCTCTGCCAGGATCTTGGTTCTACAGGACAAGTAGCTATGTGCAGACTGCGTGGCATGAAAAGAATGCCCCGTTAATTGTAAAAGCAAACACATTTTCAAATTATTCTAGAAATAAATGTGTTCCTATAGACAGGTAGCCTGCTTGACTTGGGAAAGAAATTCACAGATGGCACTTTTAAAATCTGGAGACAAAGGGGGCTACAAAGGCAGTGTCCCAGCAGTGGGTGATCAGGAAAGGCGGGTGCATCAAGCCCGTAGGTTTGCCCTTCGGCTAAACCAAACTAACTGGGAAAACCTGAGCCTCGTTAAGGGGGGTCTCACCATTCTGACATGTTCTCATCAGAGCCCTGCTTCTGCTCATCAGCTTCACACTCCATCCTTTCCTTCCTGCCAGCTTTGCCCAGGAAAGTCCTGTTCTCGGCTGAGTCGCACAGCCCGTGGCCGGAGGCGGCCCAGGGGCTGTTCTCCTTCCAGCGAGAAAGACGCTGCTTCTTGGCGGACTTGAACCTGCAGCCCCGCTCGTAGCTCCAATCTGACACCCTGAGCTTCTGCTGAAGGCTGGCCGCCACCTCCGAGGTCACCCGCTTCACTTTCCGCCGGCGCCTGAGCGGTCGGCAAGGTGCGTTTTCCGTGAAGGAGTCAGATTCGTGCCAGGAATGCTGCTTGGTCTTGATGGTGTTGAGAGCTGGGTGCCGTTTGGCTACCATGGTGTCATCGGAGTCACTGCAGTTGGTGGCGGGAGCCACCTCTCGGCAGTCCTTGGTGGCCTCATCCAGACTGGACTCCGAGGCCTCACTGTAGCAGCAGGTGTGCTCCGCCAGGTGAGCGAAGTCTGACCGGCGCTTCCGACCTCTCCGTTTCCGAAGCTGCCGCCTCTGCTGCCGCGGGCTCAGCGCCatctcctcccacagctcaccgaGCTTACTCTGCTCGGATGTCTGCTCCAAGGCTGAGGCCAAGTCGTGGACCAGCTCATCCATGAGGCCACAGCTGCCAAAACAGAAGAAGAGGCGCCTGAATAGAACTGACCGCTTAGGGCAATGCGAGCCAGCAATAGTCGCAGGGCTGTCACGTCCACCCTGCCCACAGGAAAGCAAGCCGCCCCTCCAGACGGCCACAGTGACATCCTGTTCCTCCCACCCGTGTACCCTACACCACTGTACACAGGCCTCTGGCCCTTGTTAGAGGCCTGGAGTCACCATGCGCCGTCTGAACCACACTCAC
This genomic stretch from Tenrec ecaudatus isolate mTenEca1 chromosome 14, mTenEca1.hap1, whole genome shotgun sequence harbors:
- the GPATCH2L gene encoding G patch domain-containing protein 2-like isoform X2, with product MDELVHDLASALEQTSEQSKLGELWEEMALSPRQQRRQLRKRRGRKRRSDFAHLAEHTCCYSEASESSLDEATKDCREVAPATNCSDSDDTMVAKRHPALNTIKTKQHSWHESDSFTENAPCRPLRRRRKVKRVTSEVAASLQQKLRVSDWSYERGCRFKSAKKQRLSRWKENSPWAASGHGLCDSAENRTFLGKAGRKERMECEADEQKQGSDENMSECETSSVCSSSDTGLFTNDEGRQGDDEQSDWFYEGECVPGFTVPNLLPKWTPDRCSEVERMDSGLDKLSDSTFLLPSRPAQRGYHARFNRLPGAAARCLRKGRRRLGGKFNPLSPLYSLDVLADASHRRCSPARCSASSRGYSGARRASIASPAGCTLGLAAQDPRSRREGL
- the GPATCH2L gene encoding G patch domain-containing protein 2-like isoform X1, which translates into the protein MDELVHDLASALEQTSEQSKLGELWEEMALSPRQQRRQLRKRRGRKRRSDFAHLAEHTCCYSEASESSLDEATKDCREVAPATNCSDSDDTMVAKRHPALNTIKTKQHSWHESDSFTENAPCRPLRRRRKVKRVTSEVAASLQQKLRVSDWSYERGCRFKSAKKQRLSRWKENSPWAASGHGLCDSAENRTFLGKAGRKERMECEADEQKQGSDENMSECETSSVCSSSDTGLFTNDEGRQGDDEQSDWFYEGECVPGFTVPNLLPKWTPDRCSEVERMDSGLDKLSDSTFLLPSRPAQRGYHARFNRLPGAAARCLRKGRRRLGGKFNPLSPLYSLDVLADASHRRCSPARCSARQASVHLGPPCARDIKRKRKPVATASLSSPNAVPADTAELAAPASQVQRAAPSDWLLRTPEAAEKASDVF